GATTGGAGAAAGGTGAAATACATCTGAGAGAACAGGATCATACACAGGCAACCTACGCTCCTCTCATAAAGAAAGAAGATCTGTTCGTTGATTTTTCGAAGGACGCAGAGACGGTGAAGAACAAGATCAGGGCATACGACTCAAGGCCCGGTGCAAGGGCTTTTTTGAATGGAAAAGAGGTAAAGTTGTTTGGAGTAACAACTGTAGATAGTTCGAATGATGAACCAGGTTTGATACACTATATAGATAGAGAAGGTGCCTGGATAGGAACCGGCAGGGGAAAAGTGAAGGTGAAGTACCTGCAGCTTCCCGGGAAAAAGAAGCTCACCTTCTGGGAACTCAAGAACGGAAGGTTGATAGAGGAAGGTATGAGGCTGGAAAGGAGGTATGAGAGTTGAGAAGGTTGAACTACTTCATGCTGAAAGGAGCAAAAACCGAGGAAGACTACAAAAAGGTAAAAAGCGCCATTGAGAAACTTGATGGTGTGTTCAAAGTGGATTACGAGATGGCGGCTGAAGTTGTTGGTGTGGAATACGATGATAGAATAATCTCTAAAGAGCAGATAAAAACGGTGGTTGACAGTTTGGGTTACACACTCATCGTATGAAAAGGAGTTGTTCAAGGTGAAAACACTGGAAGTGTTGAGCCTGAAGAAGTACTTTCCGATCAGAAAGGGCTTTTTGGTGAAAAAGATCGTTGACTACGTGAAGGCAGTTGACGATGTTTCTT
This genomic window from Thermotoga sp. SG1 contains:
- a CDS encoding heavy-metal-associated domain-containing protein, which translates into the protein MRRLNYFMLKGAKTEEDYKKVKSAIEKLDGVFKVDYEMAAEVVGVEYDDRIISKEQIKTVVDSLGYTLIV